Proteins from one Elgaria multicarinata webbii isolate HBS135686 ecotype San Diego chromosome 3, rElgMul1.1.pri, whole genome shotgun sequence genomic window:
- the SOWAHA gene encoding ankyrin repeat domain-containing protein SOWAHA — translation MAESALSQAAVLGFLQEHGGQVSNSLLASHFKPLLEVPGGDPGERAALLERFVNNVAVVRELDDVEFVVLKKTHLLELGAERSAAPTAGERSGGAEVEAEEGAGAAPLAPALHAASGVPPLPPDQEALEENQVSLPVSQLKSLFQRGDVELPKAPNGHDKLSPKAAPQKPCMLPVRLVLPPRGGAQRLEELSPEQEQPESKDWPQGGLSAITPSTSPYTKRRQFEEPPSSPHLKRVPKSQKVGEEADSATTVPLEAAEHEWLVSATAGQWSQRLHGLLLSDKSLASKRDFMTGFTVLHWAAKTGNCDMLHKVIEVAENGGAHVNVNAKSYGGYTPLHIAAIHGQEEVIARLVKDYNAKVSLRDYSGKKPFHYLKEGSSFAVRHLLRDPDLHTISGHNSSIKKNAKVAASILSSTSTVLGLLSDDTAFYELTKGLKKPATLNKFLHAATAPRRKLKLRGTFSSSSSLSEAVEEEQEETTSKRRPVSELFFGH, via the coding sequence ATGGCTGAGTCCGCGCTGAGCCAGGCTGCCGTGCTGGGCTTCCTGCAGGAGCACGGCGGCCAGGTGAGCAATTCGCTGCTGGCGAGCCACTTCAAGCCGCTGCTGGAGGTGCCCGGCGGAGACCCCGGAGAGAGAGCCGCACTCCTCGAGCGCTTCGTCAACAACGTGGCCGTCGTGCGGGAGCTGGACGACGTCGAGTTCGTGGTGCTGAAGAAGACGCACCTGCTGGAGTTGGGGGCGGAACGGAGCGCGGCGCCCACCGCCGGGGAGCGTTCTGGCGGCGCGgaggtggaggcagaggaagGCGCAGGCGCGGCCCCCTTGGCCCCTGCTCTCCATGCCGCCTCAGGGGTCCCTCCTCTCCCGCCTGACCAGGAAGCTCTTGAGGAGAACCAGGTATCACTGCCTGTGTCTCAGTTGAAGAGTCTTTTCCAAAGGGGGGACGTGGAGCTGCCCAAAGCCCCCAATGGCCATGATAAGTTGAGCCCCAAAGCTGCCCCACAGAAGCCCTGCATGTTGCCGGTGCGCCTCGTGCTGCCTCCCAGGGGTGGGGCTCAGAGGCTGGAGGAACTGAGCCCAGAGCAAGAGCAGCCCGAAAGCAAAGACTGGCCCCAAGGGGGGCTCTCTGCCATCACCCCGTCTACTTCTCCTTACACAAAGAGGCGGCAGTTCGAGGAGCCACCCAGCTCCCCTCACCTTAAGAGGGTGCCAAAGTCTCAAAAGGTGGGTGAAGAAGCTGACAGCGCAACTACGGTCCCACTGGAAGCTGCTGAACATGAGTGGCTGGTCTCAGCCACAGCTGGCCAGTGGTCCCAGCGGCTTCATGGCCTGTTGCTGAGTGACAAGAGTCTGGCCAGCAAGAGAGATTTCATGACCGGGTTCACTGTTCTGCACTGGGCAGCTAAAACTGGAAACTGTGACATGTTGCATAAAGTCATTGAGGTGGCTGAGAATGGTGGCGCACACGTCAATGTGAATGCCAAGTCCTATGGCGGTTATACTCCACTCCATATCGCTGCCATACATGGACAAGAAGAAGTCATTGCTCGGTTGGTCAAGGATTACAATGCCAAGGTAAGCTTGAGAGACTATAGTGGGAAGAAACCATTTCACTATTTAAAAGAAGGGTCTTCTTTTGCAGTCAGGCATCTCTTGCGTGACCCTGATCTTCACACCATCTCTGGACACAACTCCTCCATCAAGAAGAACGCAAAGGTGGCTGCTTCTATTTTGAGTTCCACCAGTACGGTCTTGGGGCTTTTGTCTGATGACACTGCTTTCTATGAGCTGACCAAAGGCTTAAAGAAACCTGCTACGCTCAATAAATTCCTTCATGCAGCCACAGCCCCAAGGAGGAAGCTGAAGCTCAGAGGAACTTTctcatcctcttcttccttgTCTGAGGCAGTGGAGGAAGAACAGGAGGAAACCACATCAAAACGTAGACCAGTTTCAGAGTTATTTTTTGGTCACTAG